A window from Chitinophaga filiformis encodes these proteins:
- a CDS encoding undecaprenyl-phosphate glucose phosphotransferase, whose protein sequence is MKRRIQTSQFLRQAVDYIVLTTAFLLTRQYIAAKGDVFLSNLNIFLLVVSLVTWTVTGTSLHLYDDYQKTTSYAIEFVAILKNVLLHVCVFSFLFFYFFKLYPYPRTFTLLYGGYLFTGIVTTKYIVKKSMLRWRATHHRNPTNVLIVGTGQTGMNFYHTITANNHFGYNCVGFVDDHSNAQINGRYLGKLSELTHILESNEIDDVIVALPETAKEQTAGIIMASERAAKRVKIIADVHQYCTPTSSMNLLGTIPLVNIRSCALDDPGHQRMKRAFDICLTLFIVVAFSWLFILIAILIKMTSRGPVLFKQERWGLKNKKITCYKFRSMKVQASEVDENGKFLQATRDDQRVTSIGRFLRKTNLDELPQCINVLMGNMSFVGPRPHATPLHIEARETVEHYMLRQMVKPGITGWAQVNGCRGETRFSGQMQKRVALDIWYIENYSFWLDCQIIFQTLMNMIKGDKNAY, encoded by the coding sequence ATGAAACGGCGTATTCAAACAAGTCAGTTTTTAAGGCAGGCGGTCGATTATATAGTACTCACCACTGCGTTTTTATTAACAAGACAATACATAGCAGCTAAGGGAGACGTATTTTTATCAAACCTCAATATATTCTTACTGGTTGTAAGCCTGGTGACGTGGACGGTAACCGGCACCTCCCTGCACCTGTATGACGATTACCAGAAGACAACATCTTACGCCATTGAATTTGTAGCTATTCTCAAAAATGTTTTACTGCATGTCTGTGTATTTTCATTCTTATTCTTCTACTTCTTTAAACTTTACCCTTATCCACGCACCTTCACTTTGCTATATGGCGGCTACCTGTTCACCGGCATTGTTACAACGAAGTACATCGTAAAGAAATCAATGTTACGCTGGAGAGCTACCCACCACCGTAATCCCACGAATGTATTGATTGTTGGTACAGGCCAGACTGGCATGAACTTCTATCATACCATTACGGCCAATAATCATTTTGGTTATAACTGCGTAGGATTTGTAGATGATCATAGTAATGCGCAGATAAATGGCCGCTACCTGGGCAAGCTCTCAGAGCTTACACACATCCTTGAATCCAATGAGATTGACGACGTCATAGTGGCGCTGCCTGAAACTGCAAAAGAACAAACAGCAGGCATCATCATGGCCAGTGAAAGAGCGGCCAAAAGGGTAAAGATCATTGCCGATGTACACCAGTATTGTACACCTACGTCCAGTATGAACCTGTTGGGGACCATTCCCCTAGTGAACATCCGGTCCTGCGCCCTGGACGATCCGGGCCATCAGCGCATGAAACGCGCTTTTGATATTTGCCTGACGCTCTTCATTGTTGTAGCCTTCAGCTGGCTTTTTATACTGATCGCCATATTGATAAAAATGACTTCCAGGGGCCCGGTATTATTTAAACAGGAGCGATGGGGCCTTAAAAATAAAAAGATCACCTGTTATAAATTCCGCTCTATGAAAGTGCAGGCCTCAGAAGTGGACGAGAACGGGAAATTCCTGCAGGCAACACGTGACGATCAGCGTGTAACAAGCATCGGGCGCTTTCTGCGAAAAACAAACCTGGATGAGCTGCCGCAATGCATCAATGTTTTGATGGGCAACATGTCTTTTGTGGGGCCACGCCCGCATGCCACTCCCCTTCATATTGAAGCCAGGGAAACGGTAGAACATTACATGCTCAGGCAAATGGTGAAACCCGGCATCACCGGCTGGGCGCAGGTAAACGGTTGCAGAGGGGAAACCCGCTTTTCCGGACAGATGCAGAAACGGGTAGCCCTGGATATCTGGTATATAGAAAACTACAGCTTCTGGCTGGATTGCCAGATCATTTTCCAGACATTGATGAACATGATAAAAGGAGATAAAAACGCATACTGA
- a CDS encoding glycosyltransferase family 4 protein, producing the protein MQIFLDNIVFTIQQAGGVSVYWYELLQGMCNAGLAVNFLNAGLNPSNIFEQQLDYRRHPCIRESWIPPKYLRYLPLQYTLPPNAVFHGGYLRVSPQKDIVNIMTVHDFAHERKLATPFPRGLANIRQKAYGIKRADGIICISDNTRKELLHFYPDVNPAKLKVIHHGIADTFFPLQKSADAAPALPAGVTSPYILYVGGRNNYKNFSIALDAVSLLPPPYKLVIAGGGTWTKQEHLLAEEKLRDRYVVIPHVCPSTLNTLYNYAWCLLYPSSYEGFGFPPGEAMKAGCPVVATNCTSIPEVTGNAGLLTTAITATAFAEKILLLENGIFRQQIIQAGLTQARSLTWQKSVRETIRFYKDCWNNKFSL; encoded by the coding sequence ATGCAGATATTTCTCGACAATATCGTTTTCACAATACAGCAGGCCGGTGGCGTATCCGTCTACTGGTACGAGCTGCTGCAAGGCATGTGTAATGCCGGGCTGGCAGTTAATTTCCTCAACGCCGGACTAAACCCCTCCAACATTTTCGAGCAACAGCTCGATTACCGGCGGCATCCCTGTATCCGCGAAAGCTGGATCCCACCGAAATACCTGCGCTACCTGCCCCTCCAGTATACATTGCCTCCGAACGCTGTTTTCCATGGCGGCTACCTGCGTGTGTCACCACAAAAGGATATTGTGAATATCATGACCGTACATGACTTTGCGCACGAACGGAAACTGGCCACCCCCTTTCCACGTGGTTTGGCCAATATCAGGCAAAAGGCATATGGTATAAAACGGGCCGACGGTATCATCTGCATATCCGACAACACCCGGAAAGAACTCCTGCATTTCTACCCCGACGTCAACCCTGCGAAGCTGAAAGTGATCCATCATGGCATTGCTGATACTTTCTTTCCGCTGCAGAAAAGCGCTGATGCTGCGCCTGCATTACCTGCCGGGGTAACATCGCCCTACATCCTGTATGTAGGAGGACGGAATAATTATAAAAATTTCAGCATTGCATTGGATGCGGTTTCGTTATTACCGCCGCCATATAAACTGGTCATAGCAGGCGGCGGCACCTGGACAAAGCAGGAGCACTTACTGGCTGAAGAAAAGCTCCGTGACCGCTATGTGGTGATACCCCATGTGTGTCCTTCCACACTGAACACACTTTACAATTATGCCTGGTGCCTGCTCTACCCCTCATCTTATGAAGGATTTGGGTTTCCTCCGGGAGAAGCAATGAAAGCGGGTTGCCCGGTGGTGGCCACCAACTGTACTTCTATACCGGAAGTAACAGGCAATGCGGGCCTGCTTACCACTGCTATCACTGCAACGGCATTTGCAGAAAAAATATTACTGCTGGAGAACGGGATTTTCCGGCAGCAGATCATACAGGCTGGTCTTACACAAGCCAGGTCCCTCACCTGGCAGAAAAGTGTAAGGGAGACCATACGTTTTTATAAAGATTGCTGGAACAACAAATTTTCGTTATGA
- a CDS encoding GumC family protein, translating to MNRNKEISNKNAIIDLGDLFQKLLFHWPLYLIVLLIAAGGAFAYLKYARPRYMSSAKLYLKDEKKNGEETDLLKSLSLFNSGKNIENEMEVLKSPILVEKVIRDNRFNVRYYVKGTFRNEEIYEQNPLTLHFLGDSTHTGNYTFDVSENKNLLRVKWVNSPHDDDRSTFNIHSGEPFMVNNTQFSITFDPTVPDALNHTYRVRIDSVEELAYKKIEDIGTALVNRDATVVMVTYEDRIAARTAHFLNALLDTYNEYTLDDKNRVALKTIRFLNVRIDSLKDELGFLEKQEEQFKVQRGITDIEGSSKLALEQVKEADLKLNDANMQLSVFDQVESYINDPGTDYPFAPVLGNVDQALTGMINRYEELLKEKKRLSLSLQPGSMILQNTDAQINDAKNTIKNYISGYKRNAGVAQSQMQTKVNQIQAKIANIPAYEREYINIKRQQGVKENLYLHLLKKKEEAAISYASNVTDNKVLAPAFVPSKPESPKKTLVFVSFLAAALVLCTVYVYIKYFLNNKVLDKSEIEQAFGRPVMAEIYQDETKGKDMSLRNRSVLLEQIFNLRTNLRFLLNEHNSSATIMITSSISGEGKTFMTAHLGNALTVNNKKAVLLELDLRKPKLSRSLGLDNQVGVTSYIVESKTIDEIIKKVPGTEGLHLISSGPIPPNPVELIESNRMKTLLETLKQRFDYIIIDTAPIGIVSDSKSLAPYVDCTLFMVRYNFTLKSKMTAVAENIRDSFFRKTGVIFNGIEQDSFYPYYYYDHYSYSENGNKTRMWSTFAKKMKQRIA from the coding sequence ATGAACCGTAATAAAGAAATCAGTAATAAAAACGCCATCATAGATCTGGGCGATCTGTTCCAGAAACTGCTCTTCCACTGGCCCCTGTATCTCATTGTACTGCTGATAGCTGCAGGCGGCGCTTTTGCGTATCTGAAGTATGCACGGCCAAGGTATATGTCGAGCGCCAAATTGTATCTCAAAGATGAAAAAAAGAACGGCGAGGAAACAGACCTTCTTAAGTCATTATCGCTCTTCAACAGTGGCAAGAACATCGAGAATGAAATGGAAGTGCTCAAATCGCCCATCCTGGTTGAAAAGGTGATACGCGACAATCGTTTCAATGTACGCTATTATGTAAAAGGCACTTTCCGCAACGAAGAGATCTATGAACAAAACCCGCTCACACTGCATTTCCTGGGCGACAGCACACATACAGGCAATTATACTTTCGATGTCAGCGAAAATAAGAACCTCCTCCGGGTGAAGTGGGTGAACAGCCCGCATGATGACGATCGCAGCACATTCAATATACATTCCGGCGAGCCTTTTATGGTGAACAATACACAGTTCAGCATCACCTTTGACCCAACCGTTCCTGATGCGCTCAATCATACCTACCGGGTACGCATCGACTCTGTGGAAGAGCTGGCCTATAAAAAAATAGAAGATATTGGCACTGCCCTGGTCAACAGGGATGCCACCGTTGTCATGGTGACCTATGAAGACAGGATAGCTGCGCGCACCGCCCATTTCCTGAACGCGCTGCTGGACACTTACAATGAATATACACTGGACGACAAGAACCGCGTAGCCCTCAAAACCATCCGTTTCCTCAATGTGCGCATTGACTCACTCAAAGATGAACTGGGCTTTCTTGAAAAACAGGAAGAACAATTCAAGGTGCAACGGGGTATCACAGATATTGAGGGCAGCTCCAAACTGGCCCTGGAACAGGTAAAGGAAGCCGATCTGAAACTGAACGATGCTAACATGCAATTGTCTGTCTTTGACCAGGTAGAATCGTATATCAACGATCCTGGTACAGACTATCCCTTTGCACCGGTGCTGGGCAACGTAGATCAGGCACTGACAGGAATGATCAACCGGTATGAAGAACTGCTGAAGGAGAAAAAAAGGCTCTCCCTTTCCTTACAGCCGGGCAGCATGATCCTGCAGAACACAGACGCCCAGATCAATGACGCAAAGAACACGATCAAGAACTACATTTCCGGTTATAAGCGGAATGCCGGCGTGGCACAAAGCCAGATGCAGACCAAAGTGAACCAGATACAGGCGAAGATCGCCAATATACCGGCTTATGAACGGGAGTATATCAATATCAAAAGACAACAGGGCGTAAAAGAGAACTTATACCTCCACCTGCTGAAAAAGAAAGAGGAAGCAGCCATCTCCTACGCCAGTAATGTGACCGACAATAAAGTGCTGGCGCCCGCGTTTGTTCCGTCCAAACCGGAGTCGCCCAAAAAAACTTTGGTGTTTGTCAGCTTCCTGGCGGCTGCGCTTGTGCTCTGTACCGTATACGTGTACATCAAATATTTCCTGAACAACAAGGTACTCGACAAGTCAGAAATAGAACAGGCATTTGGCAGGCCTGTTATGGCAGAGATCTACCAGGACGAGACCAAAGGGAAGGACATGTCGCTGCGTAACAGGTCGGTATTGCTGGAACAGATCTTCAACCTGCGTACCAACCTGCGCTTCCTGTTGAATGAACATAACAGCTCTGCCACCATTATGATCACCTCCAGCATTTCCGGTGAAGGAAAGACTTTTATGACGGCGCACCTGGGCAATGCCCTCACCGTCAACAATAAAAAAGCGGTACTGCTGGAGCTGGACCTGCGCAAACCTAAATTATCCCGCTCCCTGGGTCTGGACAACCAGGTCGGTGTAACCAGCTACATCGTGGAAAGCAAAACGATAGATGAGATCATCAAAAAAGTACCCGGCACAGAGGGGCTGCACCTGATATCTTCCGGTCCTATTCCACCCAACCCGGTTGAGCTGATTGAAAGTAACCGGATGAAGACATTGCTGGAAACGTTGAAGCAGCGGTTCGATTATATCATTATCGACACCGCTCCTATCGGTATCGTGTCAGATTCGAAGAGCCTTGCACCATATGTAGACTGTACCCTGTTCATGGTACGCTACAACTTCACCCTGAAGTCCAAGATGACGGCTGTAGCTGAAAATATCAGGGATAGCTTCTTCCGCAAAACGGGGGTTATTTTCAATGGCATAGAACAGGACTCTTTCTATCCCTATTACTATTACGATCATTACTCTTATTCTGAGAACGGCAATAAAACCAGGATGTGGTCAACATTTGCTAAAAAAATGAAACAAAGGATTGCATAA
- a CDS encoding class I SAM-dependent methyltransferase, with product MSKLYVQYGCGPFSAPKGWKNFDASPTLRLQQLPLIGGLLRNRMHVAFPEDVLLGDILKELPGIAPGSCDGIYCSHVLEHLAYEDCLLAIRNTYRMLKPGGYFRCVVPDLESAAREYVQDLSNRDQEANTKFLEKTMLGKKQRLRGLKGLLQTTLGNREHLYMWDTPSLSNILQQTGFSHVRPCSFNDCPDDMFRLVEEPSRFENAVALEAIK from the coding sequence ATGAGTAAGTTATATGTTCAGTATGGTTGTGGACCTTTCTCTGCCCCTAAAGGCTGGAAAAATTTTGATGCATCACCAACATTGCGCCTGCAGCAGCTACCGCTGATAGGAGGCCTGCTGAGGAACAGGATGCACGTTGCTTTCCCGGAAGATGTGCTGCTGGGAGATATCCTGAAAGAACTGCCAGGCATCGCTCCCGGTTCCTGCGACGGCATATACTGCTCTCATGTACTTGAACACCTTGCGTATGAAGATTGCCTGCTGGCCATCCGCAATACCTACCGGATGCTGAAGCCCGGCGGCTACTTCCGTTGCGTGGTGCCAGACCTGGAAAGCGCCGCGAGGGAATATGTGCAGGACCTCAGCAACAGGGACCAGGAAGCCAATACAAAGTTCCTGGAGAAAACCATGCTGGGAAAAAAACAAAGATTACGCGGATTAAAGGGATTGCTGCAAACCACCCTGGGCAACCGGGAACACCTGTACATGTGGGATACGCCGTCTCTTTCCAACATACTGCAACAGACAGGTTTTAGTCATGTGCGGCCCTGTAGTTTTAACGATTGTCCGGATGATATGTTCAGGCTTGTAGAAGAGCCCTCACGATTTGAAAATGCAGTGGCGCTGGAAGCTATAAAATAA
- a CDS encoding FkbM family methyltransferase — MNLIFKLAEAAKVFSQSGRGLTSLLKKGVSIASTQLLHNCKRYIPEVNTILDVGANRGQFALSAVHFYPKAGIHSFEPIPAVYAALKQNTRHVPGIHTYNFALGSTNGTLDFYANHYSHASSALHVSSLQQQLMPQTAEADQISVPVKCMDDLLPGIAVEHPVLLKLDVQGFEKEVLKGAAHCLGEIDYLLFETSFVQMYDGEPLFDEMHNYVKELGFEFIAPVGFLQTDELQILQMDLLYKRKK, encoded by the coding sequence ATGAACCTCATCTTCAAGTTAGCAGAAGCAGCTAAAGTTTTCTCTCAATCCGGCAGAGGACTGACGTCACTATTGAAAAAGGGCGTGTCCATTGCATCCACACAGTTACTCCACAACTGTAAGCGCTACATTCCTGAAGTCAACACCATCCTGGATGTGGGCGCCAACAGGGGACAATTTGCCTTATCGGCCGTACATTTTTATCCCAAAGCTGGTATTCACTCTTTCGAACCTATACCTGCGGTATATGCAGCGCTAAAGCAGAATACCCGGCATGTGCCCGGTATACACACCTACAATTTTGCATTGGGCAGTACAAACGGCACCCTGGATTTTTATGCGAATCACTATTCACACGCCAGCTCAGCCCTGCATGTGTCGTCATTGCAACAACAACTCATGCCGCAAACAGCTGAAGCAGATCAGATCAGCGTGCCTGTAAAATGCATGGACGACCTGCTTCCCGGTATTGCTGTCGAACATCCGGTATTGCTAAAACTGGATGTACAGGGATTTGAAAAGGAAGTGCTCAAAGGGGCAGCGCATTGTCTTGGGGAAATAGACTATCTGCTGTTTGAAACTTCGTTTGTACAGATGTATGACGGCGAGCCCCTGTTCGACGAAATGCACAATTATGTTAAAGAGCTGGGGTTCGAATTTATAGCGCCGGTAGGATTTTTACAGACGGACGAATTACAGATCCTGCAAATGGATCTTCTATACAAAAGAAAAAAATAA
- a CDS encoding FkbM family methyltransferase, translating to MTSVKKIIATLASKVAPRIRYLAPAYSSEGEDLILKRIFDNKTNGIYVDVGAHHPFRVSNTYLFHKMKWTGINIDPMPGSKALFDRYRPQDVNLEMGVSATRQQLTYHIFNEPALNTFAAHKVEEYTQDPKYRVIKEKKIETWPLADILDHYLPPGRSIDFLTIDAEGLDMDVLRSNNWEKYRPAYILVESDPFLLSDMQHCELGQFMQQAGYAIFAKTYYTYFFKNMHHE from the coding sequence ATGACGAGTGTAAAAAAAATAATTGCCACACTAGCCTCAAAAGTTGCACCACGGATCAGGTATCTCGCGCCCGCTTACAGTTCAGAGGGGGAAGACCTTATACTGAAGAGGATATTTGACAACAAGACCAATGGTATATATGTCGATGTAGGGGCGCATCATCCGTTCCGTGTATCGAATACCTACCTGTTCCACAAAATGAAGTGGACGGGCATCAATATAGACCCCATGCCGGGTTCGAAAGCATTGTTTGACAGGTACCGCCCGCAGGATGTCAACCTGGAAATGGGCGTATCTGCCACCAGGCAACAGCTGACCTACCATATTTTCAATGAACCGGCTTTAAATACGTTTGCTGCACATAAAGTAGAGGAATATACACAGGATCCGAAGTATCGTGTGATAAAGGAAAAAAAGATTGAGACCTGGCCACTGGCAGACATACTGGATCATTATCTGCCCCCCGGCAGGTCTATTGATTTCCTGACCATTGATGCCGAGGGACTGGACATGGACGTACTAAGATCCAACAACTGGGAAAAGTACAGACCTGCCTATATACTGGTAGAGTCTGACCCCTTCCTGCTTTCTGATATGCAGCACTGTGAACTGGGACAATTCATGCAGCAGGCCGGATATGCCATTTTCGCGAAGACCTATTATACCTATTTCTTTAAAAACATGCATCATGAGTAA
- a CDS encoding glycosyltransferase family A protein, with protein sequence MNTPILLLVFNRPQQATRILESIRQQQPAQLFIAADGPRHDKPGEATLCRQTRDAILQRLDWNCEVHTLFRDRNLGCAHAVSSAIDWFFSQVEEGIILEDDCLPDTAFYPFCEALLERYRHDTSIMHIGGTNYQAGLRRGNASYYFSRYAHIWGWATWKRAWKYYDFTLRRYKDVVPDHLPFQFKWDLQSFYEQKMDTWDTQWFLTVLFNKGITITPNTNLIRNIGYGKAATHTRTEPVWFRKMTYGTIRQLTHPDEIAIDEEADAYTMDTVFKCNPLFYMIKKMIRNNTLLYNLYKRIS encoded by the coding sequence TTGAATACTCCTATCTTATTATTGGTATTTAACCGTCCGCAGCAGGCGACACGGATACTGGAAAGTATACGGCAGCAACAACCCGCTCAGTTATTTATTGCGGCAGATGGCCCCCGTCATGACAAGCCGGGAGAAGCCACCCTGTGCAGGCAAACCAGGGACGCCATATTGCAAAGGTTAGACTGGAACTGTGAAGTACATACTTTGTTCAGAGACCGGAACCTCGGCTGTGCCCATGCGGTAAGCAGCGCTATAGACTGGTTTTTCTCACAGGTGGAGGAAGGTATTATACTGGAAGATGACTGCCTGCCCGATACAGCTTTTTACCCTTTCTGCGAGGCGCTGCTGGAACGCTACCGTCACGATACATCCATCATGCATATAGGTGGCACCAACTACCAGGCAGGCCTTAGGAGAGGAAATGCATCTTATTATTTCTCACGTTATGCTCATATATGGGGATGGGCCACCTGGAAAAGAGCATGGAAATATTATGATTTCACTTTGCGCAGGTACAAAGATGTGGTGCCGGATCATCTTCCTTTTCAGTTCAAATGGGACCTGCAATCATTTTATGAACAGAAGATGGATACATGGGACACACAATGGTTCCTGACGGTACTTTTCAACAAGGGGATTACCATAACTCCCAACACAAACCTGATCAGGAACATCGGCTATGGGAAAGCTGCCACGCACACCAGGACGGAGCCTGTATGGTTCAGGAAGATGACATATGGCACTATAAGACAGCTTACTCATCCGGATGAAATTGCCATAGACGAGGAAGCAGATGCCTATACAATGGACACGGTGTTCAAATGCAATCCACTCTTTTACATGATTAAAAAAATGATCAGGAATAACACGCTCTTGTATAACCTGTATAAACGCATATCATAA
- a CDS encoding flippase — protein MHKIFKNSGWLLADKLARLFIGLITIATIARHIGPGAFGIWNYAIALTAIVGSLAILGLDKVVVKEVVSDPARQDRIIASTLAIRFTAGIAAFLLCAAIVFATRRYSQVYLYCTIITALNIILSGFDVFDYYYQAKNEVQKVIIPKVSFFIAFCIIKIVFVYCNGTLLHFVWLSFAELLLTYLTILIFYLKDGHRLFTVISLSEIKHLFLHSWPLMFTGILILLYVKADQLLLDTLGTSVQLGEYAAAARISELWYALPTVLATALLPGLISKRKNDIPAYLHAMERWLRLSFWVSVAIAIVITFSSAGITQVLYGVQFPKSGIILSIHIWANIPVFLSTALMQYQLIEGAYKTNLYASCAGLVVNIAINILLIPAMGGVGAAIATVASYMVVVSTLVILDRSGQLGSLIQKMLSPALALADTRYMADALKLFADNFLTVIREKHLTK, from the coding sequence TTGCATAAGATATTTAAAAATAGCGGTTGGTTGCTGGCAGATAAACTGGCCAGGTTGTTCATAGGTCTCATCACCATTGCAACGATAGCCCGTCACATCGGGCCCGGGGCCTTTGGCATATGGAACTATGCTATTGCCCTGACGGCGATAGTGGGTAGTCTTGCTATACTGGGACTCGACAAGGTGGTGGTGAAAGAAGTGGTATCCGATCCGGCAAGGCAGGACAGGATCATCGCCTCTACATTGGCTATACGTTTCACAGCCGGTATTGCAGCATTCCTGCTCTGTGCGGCCATTGTGTTTGCCACGAGGCGGTATTCGCAGGTGTACCTTTATTGTACCATCATCACTGCCCTGAACATCATCCTCTCGGGCTTTGATGTATTCGACTACTATTACCAGGCGAAAAATGAGGTACAAAAAGTGATCATTCCAAAGGTCAGCTTCTTCATAGCCTTCTGCATCATCAAAATTGTATTTGTTTACTGCAATGGCACCCTGCTTCATTTCGTATGGTTATCGTTCGCTGAATTATTGCTGACGTACCTTACTATACTGATCTTTTACCTGAAAGACGGTCACCGGCTTTTTACCGTCATCAGTCTTTCAGAAATAAAACACCTGTTCCTGCATAGCTGGCCATTGATGTTCACAGGCATATTGATCCTGCTCTATGTGAAAGCAGATCAGCTGTTGCTGGATACACTCGGCACTTCTGTGCAGCTGGGCGAATATGCAGCAGCAGCAAGAATATCCGAGCTATGGTATGCACTTCCCACAGTATTGGCTACTGCTCTCCTTCCCGGGTTAATATCCAAAAGGAAGAACGATATACCCGCTTATCTGCATGCTATGGAAAGATGGTTAAGGCTGTCTTTCTGGGTAAGTGTGGCCATTGCAATCGTCATCACCTTTTCATCGGCCGGGATCACGCAGGTATTATATGGCGTTCAGTTCCCGAAATCGGGGATCATTCTTTCCATACATATCTGGGCCAATATCCCCGTTTTCCTGAGTACGGCATTAATGCAATACCAGCTGATAGAAGGCGCCTACAAAACAAATCTGTATGCCAGCTGTGCCGGGCTTGTTGTGAACATTGCCATTAACATCCTGCTCATTCCCGCCATGGGAGGTGTGGGTGCTGCCATTGCCACCGTGGCCTCTTATATGGTTGTGGTGTCTACACTGGTGATACTGGACAGATCGGGACAATTAGGATCACTCATACAAAAGATGTTATCACCGGCACTGGCACTGGCAGATACAAGATACATGGCCGACGCGCTGAAACTATTTGCAGACAATTTTCTAACAGTAATACGTGAAAAGCATTTGACGAAATGA